One Rosa chinensis cultivar Old Blush chromosome 5, RchiOBHm-V2, whole genome shotgun sequence genomic region harbors:
- the LOC112167575 gene encoding uncharacterized protein LOC112167575 isoform X1: protein MSLSPLSLYVDQISSHKAKPLKSLVLMENQPSTWRYFRIDGEPLTYKGDANEKGSQNVQQDGNANDEHRMQNAQQCGNSNGHSSQNVHDEEHHEIPSQQSLAKAPFISSQPLPSPLNFSQEIPPVQRSSQPIGSFLASFSMTYTDPVTRRPKKQVAFRNPKNSMSTENASKPIWRP from the exons atgtctctctctcctctcagtcTCTATGTTGATCAGATTTCAAGCCACAAAGCAAAACCTTTGAAAAG TTTAGTATTGATGGAAAATCAACCAAGTACCTGGAGGTATTTTCGAATTGATGGAGAGCCACTCACCTACAAAG GCGATGCAAATGAAAAAGGTTCTCAAAATGTTCAGCAAGATGGCAATGCAAATGATGAACATAGAATGCAGAATGCTCAACAATGTGGCAATTCTAATGGACATAGTTCTCAAAATGTTCATGATGAG GAGCATCATGAGATTCCATCTCAACAATCACTTGCGAAAGCACCTTTTATTTCATCGCAACCACTTCCATCACCTCTAAATTTCTCACAAGAAATTCCTCCAGTTCAAAGAAGTTCTCAACCTATTGGATCATTCTTAGCTTCCTTCTCTATGACGTACACTGATCCTGTAACAAGGAGGCCAAAGAAGCAAGTTGCATTCAGAAATCCTAAGAATTCTATGTCAACTGAGAATGCAAGCAAGCCTATTTGGAGACCTTAA
- the LOC112167575 gene encoding uncharacterized protein LOC112167575 isoform X2, with amino-acid sequence MENQPSTWRYFRIDGEPLTYKGDANEKGSQNVQQDGNANDEHRMQNAQQCGNSNGHSSQNVHDEEHHEIPSQQSLAKAPFISSQPLPSPLNFSQEIPPVQRSSQPIGSFLASFSMTYTDPVTRRPKKQVAFRNPKNSMSTENASKPIWRP; translated from the exons ATGGAAAATCAACCAAGTACCTGGAGGTATTTTCGAATTGATGGAGAGCCACTCACCTACAAAG GCGATGCAAATGAAAAAGGTTCTCAAAATGTTCAGCAAGATGGCAATGCAAATGATGAACATAGAATGCAGAATGCTCAACAATGTGGCAATTCTAATGGACATAGTTCTCAAAATGTTCATGATGAG GAGCATCATGAGATTCCATCTCAACAATCACTTGCGAAAGCACCTTTTATTTCATCGCAACCACTTCCATCACCTCTAAATTTCTCACAAGAAATTCCTCCAGTTCAAAGAAGTTCTCAACCTATTGGATCATTCTTAGCTTCCTTCTCTATGACGTACACTGATCCTGTAACAAGGAGGCCAAAGAAGCAAGTTGCATTCAGAAATCCTAAGAATTCTATGTCAACTGAGAATGCAAGCAAGCCTATTTGGAGACCTTAA